In one Lolium rigidum isolate FL_2022 chromosome 3, APGP_CSIRO_Lrig_0.1, whole genome shotgun sequence genomic region, the following are encoded:
- the LOC124694507 gene encoding myosin-2 heavy chain, non muscle, with the protein MASKVQSPVSCTGPSPAKPTPPTPGSADEMRAVARKFADQPLQNPEPGVWAVLTAISQNARHRPEGMNILLSADEHILGRTVENPRFRISAPAVSGKHCRIYRDTALEELRRDEPVPVYFKDTSTNGTYVNWKKFTKKSPPVKLNHGDIISFSSAPHNEASYAFVYREVNAVSCVGNGTTAVKRKSGEIGSENKRLKGLGIGSSDGPISLDDVRRLEKSNAELREQLEAHVVTIETLRTERKIAEAQHEKELKEIKETTSSSYLDQTKSLQLALEEKQKQLDSFSTSNTELQNSIKDLNERLSASKQSRSDADEIINSQKANIGELEEQLSDERNMRIEERDKAAEDLKSAVHKVQAETEDKMKKQTEVYLKQQREQKEFITKLQESEKETRLLVETLRSKLEDSRESLVISEKKVRELETQLQDEQLVSANNQKKSDNLETELRKLKKELEHEKQAAREEAWAKVSSLELEVAATMRDLELEKRRYQGARERVILRETQLRAFYSTTEEISSLFAKQQEQLKAMQRTLEDEENYESTLMSLDLNEVPLANVTSDDARVKPVDYVKDSVEASGENTQASGHSSSDEDADMTEQQDGGTRVEGGTQDLECTTPERSVEKLGYDSHGDRAATATEQAPTDTEQFPETESQAGIAGCNDQNSINSVMAGDTMQLEDDVQVQENEESNLIPKDGGQPLVNEEQQSLTLKDGIGQCSEEKREGDCSESKREDTQTGTIRTADLLASELAGSWAVDTGPSVNGENESPCSSGGDPRGEQDDDVGERAAADALASLVNSDGHSAGSQTNVADRRVINHMIGLLNPEKKLPGSGAGDDDSTSDDDDDETQEGSETGDDSEAMVEDSVG; encoded by the exons ATGGCGTCCAAGGTCCAGTCGCCCGTCTCCTGCACGGGGCCGTCGCCGGCCAAGCCCACGCCGCCCACGCCGGGGTCCGCCGACGAGATGCGCGCCGTGGCGCGCAAGTTCGCCGACCAGCCGCTCCAGAACCCGGAGCCCGGCGTCTGGGCCGTCCTCACGGCCATCTCCCAGAACGCCCGCCACCGCCCCGAG GGGATGAACATCCTGTTGAGCGCCGACGAGCACATCCTAGGCCGCACGGTCGAGAACCCCCGCTTCAGGATTTCTGCTCCGGCGGTCAGCGGGAAGCACTGCAGGATATATAGGGACACTGCGTTGGAGGAACTGAGACGCGATGAGCCTGTGCCTGTTTACTTCAAGGACACGAG CACGAATGGCACATACGTCAACTGGAAAAAGTTCACGAAGAAGTCACCTCCGGTCAAGCTTAATCATGGGGACATCATATCATTTTCCTCAGCTCCTCATAACG AGGCCTCCTATGCATTCGTCTATCGTGAAGTTAATGCAGTCAGTTGCGTAGGGAATGGTACTACCGCTGTTAAAAGAAAGTCAG GGGAGATTGGTTCTGAAAATAAGAGGCTAAAGGGTCTTGGCATCGGTTCTTCTGATGGTCCTATTTCACTAGATGATGTTCGAAGACTAGAAAAATCTAATGCT GAGCTCAGGGAACAACTTGAGGCACATGTTGTCACAATTGAGACATTGAGAACTGAAAGAAAAATAGCTGAAGCGCAGCATGAAAAG GAACTGAAGGAGATCAAAGAAACTACATCATCTTCTTATCTCGACCAGACTAAATCTCTTCAGTTAGCACTAGAGGAGAAACAGAAACAACTAGATTCTTTTAGTACATCAAATACAGAGTTACAGAACTCCATAAAAGATCTGAATGAGAGGCTTAGTGCATCTAAACAATCACGttctgatgctgatgagataATTAACAG CCAGAAGGCAAATATAGGTGAGCTTGAGGAACAACTAAGCGATGAGAGAAACATGAGAATAGAGGAGCGTGATAAGGCTGCAGAGGACCTTAAATCTGCAGTGCATAAAGTACAAGCAGAGACTGAAGATAAAATGAAGAAACAGACCGAGGTTTACCTTAAACAACAAAGGGAACAGAAAGAGTTTATTACCAAGCTTCAG GAATCAGAAAAGGAGACACGTTTACTTGTGGAAACATTAAGGTCCAAGCTG GAAGACTCTCGTGAAAGCCTCGTAATATCTGAGAAGAAAGTGCGAGAGCTGGAAACTCAACTACAGGATGAGCAGCTTGTTTCTGCTAACAATCAAAAG AAATCTGATAATCTGGAAACCGAACTGAGGAAACTCAAGAAAGAGCTTGAACATGAGAAG CAGGCTGCTCGGGAAGAAGCGTGGGCAAAGGTTTCatcacttgagcttgaagtagctgCTACAATGAGAGATCTGGAACTTGAAAAACGTAGATATCAAGGGGCCAGAGAAAGAGTTATTTTACG AGAGACCCAACTGCGTGCTTTCTATTCAACTACGGAAGAGATCTCTTCTCTATTTGCGAAACAGCAGGAACAGCTTAAAGCTATGCAGAGAACTTTAGAGGATGAAGAGAATTACGAGAGCACATTGATGAGTCTTGATCTTAATGAAGTACCACTAGCAAATGTGACCTCTGATGATGCCCGTGTAAAACCAGTAGACTACGTAAAAGATTCTGTGGAAGCTTCTGGTGAGAATACCCAGGCAAGTGGACATAGTTCTAGTGATGAAGATGCTGACATGACCGAGCAGCAGGATGGTGGTACCAGAGTTGAAGGGGGCACTCAAGACCTAGAGTGCACTACTCCTGAAAGGTCAGTGGAGAAACTAGGGTATGATTCTCATGGTGATCGTGCTGCTACAGCTACCGAGCAAGCGCCGACTGATACCGAGCAATTTCCGGAGACAGAAAGCCAAGCCGGTATTGCTGGCTGCAATGATCAAAATTCCATCAACAGCGTTATGGCAGGAGATACTATGCAGCTAGAGGATGACGTACAGGTACAAGAAAACGAGGAATCTAACTTGATCCCCAAAGATGGAGGTCAGCCATTAGTAAATGAGGAACAACAATCTTTAACCCTCAAAGATGGCATCGGCCAGTGTTCAGAAGAAAAACGTGAGGGCGACTGCTCTGAGAGCAAACGTGAGGACACACAGACTGGAACTATTCGCACAGCTGATCTGCTGGCCTCAGAACTTGCTGGTAGCTGGGCAGTGGATACAGGACCATCCGTCAATGGGGAGAATGAATCTCCGTGCAGCTCAGGTGGTGATCCCCGTGGAGAACAGGATGATGACGTAGGGGAACGAGCAGCTGCTGATGCTTTGGCCAGTTTGGTGAATTCTGATGGCCATTCAGCTGGTAGCCAGACTAATGTTGCTGATCGTCGTGTTATTAATCATATGATTGGACTTCTTAATCCTGAAAAGAAGCTCCCAGGAAGTGGCGCAGGAGATGATGATTCAacgtctgatgatgatgatgatgagactCAGGAAGGCAGCGAGACAGGGGATGATAGTGAAGCCATGGTCGAGGATTCTGTTGGGTAG
- the LOC124694506 gene encoding bZIP transcription factor 30-like: protein MERAGEARAAALMQQHQQQLQVQVQQGMSPMQMAATFGAEHPVAAAPATAKPRAAGLPPTPPTSFNGQRGDVCMEDSSASAARKAAAPAHRRSRSDVPFAGYFPPSSSQQHQLLPQPKTEAGGWGHDGDDLFNSYLNLDNLDALNSSPDSRGSSAKACSSENDDSEECAAGIRGWAADGAGAGVKRSAAGEPAAGRHARSLSMDSLMGRLNFSGAAAGASNGGGGAGTMFSLEFGSGEFTPVEMKKIMADEKLAEMALADPKRVKRVLANRQSAARSKERKMRYIVELEQKVQMLQTEATTLSAQVTLLQRDSAGVATQNNELRFRLQAMEQQAQLRDALNEALTGEVQRLKIATAELGVGDSCSSNGMAQQNQMFQLQQQQQQQATPIPFYQLQHQQQQNGAANNHES from the exons ATGGAGCGCGCTGGCGAGGCCCGCGCGGCCGCGCTGATgcagcagcaccagcagcagcTGCAGGTGCAGGTGCAGCAGGGGATGTCGCCAATGCAGATGGCGGCGACGTTCGGCGCCGAGCATcccgtggcggcggcgccggccacgGCCAAGCCGAGGGCCGCGGGGCTGCCGCCGACGCCGCCTACCTCCTTCAACGGGCAGCGCGGCGACGTGTGCATGGAggactcctccgcctcggccgcgcgcaaggcggcggcgccggcgcaccGCCGCTCCCGCAGCGACGTGCCGTTCGCGGGCTACttcccgccgtcgtcgtcgcagcAGCACCAGCTGCTGCCGCAGCCCAAGACGGAGGCCGGCGGCTGGGGCCACGACGGCGACGACCTCTTCAACTCCTACCTCAACCTCGACAACCTCGACGCGCTCAACTCCTCGCCCGACAGCCGCGGGAGCAGCGCCAAGGCCTGCAGCAGCGAGAACGACGACTCCGAGGAGTGCGCCGCCGGGATCCGCGGATGGGCAGccgacggcgccggcgccggcgtcaaGAGGAGCGCCGCGGGGGAGCCGGCCGCCGGGCGGCACGCCAGGAGCCTGTCCATGGACAGCCTCATGGGGAGGCTCAActtctccggcgccgccgccggggcgtcCAACGGCGGGGGCGGCGCCGGGACCATGTTCAGCCTCGAGTTCGGCAGCGGCGAGTTCACCCCCGTCGAGATGAAGAAGATCATGGCCGACGAGAAGCTCGCCGAGATGGCACTCGCCGACCCAAAGCGCGTCAAAAG GGTGCTGGCCAACAGGCAGTCGGCGGCGCGGTCCAAGGAGAGGAAGATGCGCTACATCGTGGAGCTGGAGCAGAAGGTGCAGATGCTGCAGACGGAGGCCACCACGCTCTCCGCGCAGGTCACGCTCCTCCAG CGCGACTCAGCCGGGGTGGCGACGCAGAACAACGAGCTGAGGTTCCGGCTGCAGGCCATGGAGCAGCAGGCGCAGCTCCGCGACG CTCTCAACGAGGCACTGACCGGTGAAGTCCAGCGCCTGAAGATCGCGACGGCGGAGCTCGGCGTCGGCGACTCCTGCTCCTCCAACGGCATGGCTCAGCAGAACCAGATGTTCCAGCtccaacaacagcagcagcagcaggctaCACCCATACCGTTCTACCAACTGCAGCACCAACAACAGCAGAATGGCGCAGCAAACAACCATGAATCATGA